The following proteins come from a genomic window of Salvia hispanica cultivar TCC Black 2014 chromosome 4, UniMelb_Shisp_WGS_1.0, whole genome shotgun sequence:
- the LOC125221963 gene encoding 18.2 kDa class I heat shock protein-like produces the protein MSLIPSFFGRRSSNVFDPFSLDVWDPFEGFPLSTNFPSSARETSAVADARIDWKETPEAHLFKVDVPGLKKEEVKVEVEDGGILQISGERSKEQEEKNDKWYRVERSSGKFCRRFRLPENAKLEQVKAAMENGVLTVTVPKEEVKKPEVKAIDISG, from the coding sequence ATGTCACTGATTCCGAGCTTCTTCGGCCGTCGCAGCAGCAACGTTTTCGACCCTTTCTCCCTGGATGTATGGGATCCCTTCGAGGGCTTTCCTCTCTCCACCAACTTCCCCTCCTCCGCCCGTGAAACCAGCGCGGTGGCCGATGCCCGCATCGACTGGAAAGAGACGCCAGAGGCCCATCTCTTCAAAGTTGATGTTCCTGGATTGAAGAAAGAGGAAGTCAAGGTTGAGGTTGAGGATGGTGGCATTCTGCAAATCAGTGGAGAGAGAAGCAAGGAGCAGGAAGAGAAGAACGACAAATGGTACCGTGTGGAGAGGAGCAGTGGCAAGTTCTGCCGCCGCTTCAGGCTGCCGGAGAATGCCAAGCTGGAACAGGTGAAGGCGGCGATGGAGAACGGGGTGTTGACTGTGACGGTGCCAAAGGAGGAAGTGAAGAAGCCAGAAGTGAAGGCTATTGATATTTCTGGTTAA